From Pelmatolapia mariae isolate MD_Pm_ZW linkage group LG22, Pm_UMD_F_2, whole genome shotgun sequence, a single genomic window includes:
- the txnipa gene encoding thioredoxin interacting protein a translates to MVAMTKKVKIFQIIFSDPSKTFYCGGDTVSGRVEVEVSEMMRVSALKLLGLGCAKVEYAKGKQRCRQEAEYLRHESVLRLQDQPTDSDGSVLLRPGNKYEYTFGFELPQQGQLVSSYKGKFGYVQYCVKALMERPQQPVLECKKCFEVEEPLDVNTPDLLSPAGGMKEKKVTCMFIPDGQVSLNAKIDRRGFCEGEEICINAKFENTCSRIVVPKAAIIAKHTYQANGRTKILRQKLSSVRGNHIISGMCDAWQGKTIRVPKIKPSMLGCNIIRVEYALMIYIHIPGSDKLILELPLVIGTAGLGSRSNSVSSQDSSASIASQSWVSLRMPSEPPSYCDVTRDCRLDQPLTPLLDDFDGDGSPIFMNAPAFQYPAPPAYSEAEEEFNGNARMLPVC, encoded by the exons ATGGTGGCGATGACGAAGAAAGTTAAAATCTTTCAGATAATCTTTTCCGATCCCAGTAAGACTTTTTACTGCGGCGGAGACACGGTGTCTGGCCGTGTCGAAGTGGAAGTCAGCGAAATGATGCGGGTGTCCGCGCTGAAGCTTCTGGGTCTGGGCTGCGCCAAGGTGGAGTACGCAAAAGGCAAGCAGCGGTGCCGACAGGAGGCCGAGTACCTCAGACATGAATCGGTCCTGCGGCTGCAAGACCAGCCCACAG ACTCTGACGGCTCCGTGTTGTTGAGACCTGGCAACAAGTACGAGTACACGTTTGGATTCGAGCTCCCTCAGCAAGG GCAACTGGTGTCATCATACAAGGGGAAGTTCGGCTACGTTCAGTACTGTGTCAAAGCCCTGATGGAGAGGCCGCAGCAGCCCGTGCTAGAGTGCAAGAAGTGTTTCGAGGTGGAGGAGCCACTGGATGTCAACACCCCAGACCTGCTG TCTCCAGCAGGTGGCATGAAGGAGAAGAAAGTCACCTGCATGTTCATCCCTGACGGTCAGGTGTCATTGAATGCAAAAATTGACCGGCGTGGATTCTGTGAAGGCGAAGAGATCTGCATCAATGCAAAGTTTGAGAACACCTGCTCCCGCATTGTTGTGCCCAAGGCTGCCATCATAGCCAAACACACCTACCAGGCAAACGGCCGCACCAAGATCCTACGCCAGAAGCTGTCCTCGGTGCGTGGTAACCACATCATCTCTGGGATGTGCGACGCCTGGCAGGGAAAAACTATCAGGGTACCGAAGATCAAACCATCCATGCTGGGCTGCAACATCATCCGCGTGGAGTACGCTCTGATG ATTTACATACACATTCCTGGTAGTGACAAGCTGATCCTGGAGTTGCCTTTGGTCATTGGGACTGCCGGTCTGGGCAGCCGCAGCAACAGTGTGAGCAGCCAGGACAGTTCAGCCAGCATTGCCTCCCAGAGCTGGGTGTCTCTCAGGATGCCTTCTGAACCTCCGAGCTACTGCGACGTGACCCGGGACTGCCGCCTAGACCAGCCTCTCACACCTCTCCTTGATGACTTTGACGGCGATGGGAGTCCCATCTTCATGAACGCACCAGCCTTCCAGTACCCAGCGCCCCCAGCATACAGTGAG GCAGAGGAGGAGTTCAACGGCAATGCTCGCATGCTGCCGGTCTGCTGA